In Halorussus halophilus, the DNA window GCGTGGGACTCGCACGCGAGGAGTTCATCGTCAGTTCCACAATCGGCGACCACCCGCTGTACGCCATCGAGCGAGGAGAGCAAGCGCGATTCGTCGAAGGATTGCGAACCGGGATTTCGAAAATCGCCGCCGCGTTCTATCCGAAGGACGTTATCGTCCGACTCAGCGACTTCAAAAGCGACGAGTACCGGAACCTCCGCGGCGGGCAGCGGTACGAAATCGAAGAGTCGAATCCGATGCTGGGGTGGCGTGGCGCGTCGCGGTACTACGACCCCGAGTTCCGCGAAGCGTTCGAACTCGAGTGCGAAGCACTGCGGCAAGTGCGAGAGGAGGTCGGCCTCGACAATCTCGTCGTGTTGGTACCGTTCTGTCGCACGCCTGCGGAAGGCGAGAAGGTACGTGACTTGCTCGGGGAGTTCGGACTCGACACGCCGGAGTCAGCAGTGTACGTGATGGCCGAAGTGCCCTCCAACGTCGTCCTCGCGGACCAGTTCGCAGACGTGTTCGACGGCTTCTCCATCGGGTCGAACGACCTCACGCAGTTGCTGCTCGGCGTCGACCGAAACTCGGCGAAACTCGCGTCGTTGTTCCGCGAAGACGACGAAGCCGTGACGCGCTCGATTCGGTCGTTGGTCGAGACGGCCCACGACGCGGACTGTCGGGTCGGTATCTGCGGTGACGCACCGTCGAGCGTTCCGGGGTACGTCGAGTTCTTGCTGGACGTGGGCATCGACTCTCTCTCGGTGACGCCAGACGTGGCACTCGAAACTATCGTCAGGGTAGCTGAATTGGAAGCAGGCGGTGAGTGAGGTCCAGAGGGAATAGCCTCTGGAGTGAGTGGAGTCGTCCGGAGGAACTACCCGAACAGTCGTCGGTTCGCTCCCGAAGTACAGCAGAAACCACTCGACTGTCAACAGCAACACGCCACCGAGCGCGAGCAATGCGGCGACGAGTAGCAACGAGAGTCGTGAGGGTACCATTCCGGACGCTCGGAGGAGGAAGGCGGTTCCCAACGTGACCAGTAGCCAGAGTACGAGCGAATCAATTCGGTGAGTCGGTGACTGGTCACCAGACATGGACACCGAAACGGTGGCCAGCGACGTAGAACTACCTCATCTACAGTGGTACGATAGGGTCGGCGGAAATCTTCAACTCGGGGTCTCGCGTATCCAGTCTGGGTGGACCGACATGGACATCAGTGATATCGTCTCGACGGAGTTCGAAACGGTCGGGTCGGAGGCCCCGGTGTCGAAGCTCACAGGAAAGTTCGAGGACCCGACTGTCCGGGCGGTGGTCGTCACGGATGATGGCCAGTACCGAGGAGTGGTCACGCGGCGGCAACTGAGTTCGGGCCATCACGTACCCGACGAGAAGGCGAAGAATCTCGTCTGGCACGTGGCGACTGTCGAACCACACGACGACGTCCGAGAAGTCGCACGGTTGATGGTCGGCGGGAGCGTGCAGTTGCTTCCAGTCTTCAAAAACGACGCGCTCTACGGCGTCGTGACGGCCGACGCCATCCTCGAAACAGTCGCGTCGTTCTTGAGCGTGCTGACCGTCGAAGCCGTGTACACTCACGACCTCGTCACTGCCGACCCGGAGACGACGTTGGGGGAAGTGCTTCACACCCTCCGAGAGCATACGATTACGCATCTCCCAGTCGTGGACGAAGGGGAGGTGGTCGGTATCGTCAGTCTGTTCGACGTGTTGCGGTTCTCCGGACGGGAGATACAGAAAGGACAGGGCGGGTCACCACCGCGGTTCGATTCGGTCGGCGGGCGCTCGCACGGTGGCTTCGGCGAGCGGAGCGGCGAACTCGAACGGATGTTGAACCTCCCCGTTCGGGACCTGATGTCAGAGCCGGTGCTCACGACCGCTCCAGAGACGGGATTGGACGAGGCAGTCGAGGCGATGTTGACCGAAGGGGTGTCGGCGCTGGTCGTGACGGCCGCCGACGAACCGGTCGGAATCGTGACGAAGACCGACGTGCTTCGGGTGCTTACGGTGACCGACGAAGACCACCTCGACGTGCAAATCGTCGGCATCAACCTCATGGACGACATCAGCCGCGAGGAGGTTTCAGACATGATAGAGCGACTCGCAAGCAAATACCGGCGACTGTCGGTCCTCGAAGCGAACGTCTACCTCCACGAACACAAAGAGACGTTCCGGGGGACTCCGCTCGTCCTCGCGCGGATTCGACTATTCACCGACAAGGGCCACTTCGTTGGCACCGGCGAAGGGTACGGTGCCGCCCACGCGCTCCGGTTGGCGAGCAACGTCTTGGAGCGCCAGATTCTCGAAGGGAAAGAGTACGCCCGGACGAAGAAACATCCCTCCAACGAAGAGAAGGAGAAGTTGCTCGGCTGGTGGTTGTCTGGGGACAGCAGACGCCGATGAGGAAAGGACGGCTGACGCCGGTACCGGATGCACGCGGAAGCCGATGGTGGAAGAAACGGCCGACGCAAATGATGGAAGAAACGGCCGACGCCGACGATGGAAAGTCGAACCACTCGCGAAACGACCAGTCACCAAACGACCACAATCACCATTTACTCTGCAGTCGTTGCAGAGAGCATGAGTAATGGGGGCGAAGAACAAGGGGACGAACCGAACCTCTCGACCGTCGGCTCTGGCCGTGTCGATACGCTGTTCGACGAAATCGAGCTATCGGTCGAGATGCTCGACAGATTCGCCGACGAATTGGAGAGCGTTCGCAAGCGAATCGAAGCCAACGATGGCGAAACATCCGGACACGTCCGCAACCGAATCAATCAGGACGCAGACCAACTCGCCGAGGAGGCCGAGGAAACGTCCGAGAAACTGCGGGAACGACTGAGAGAGCTGAAACGGTCTGTGTGATGAACTGACGGACAAAGAGAACCTAACGGACGAAGAGAAGTTGGTGGACGAATAAGGAGAGAGACGAAGACTAGGTGTTCGTCGGCTGATGGTTCACCGTCGGTGCCAGACTAGACACGAATGCGCTCACCAACTGACTCGATCAGACTGCCGGTCAAACGAACCACCGGGGAGACGCTCGAAGAGCGACTCACCGAGAACGTCTACCGGCGCGTCCTCCCGGCACGATATCTTCTGAAAGACAACCACGGGCGAGTCGTGGAGACGCCCGAAGAACTTTTCGAGCGAGTCGCTCGAAACGTCGCGGCGGTCGAAGCGAAGTACGGCAACGACCCGATTCGATGGGCTAACAGGTTCGAGAAGGCGATGACCGACTTGGAGTTCGTCCCGAACTCGCCGACGCTGATGAACGCTGGTACCGAGGTCCAGCAACTGGCGGCGTGTTTCGTCGTGTCACCGCGAGATACCTTGGATTCCATCTTCGAGACGCTGCGACGGGCCGCGACCATCTTCCAGAGTGGCGGCGGTGTCGGCTACTCGTTCTCACGCCTGCGGCCGAAAGGCGATCAGATTCGCTCGACCGGTGGCACCGCGAGCGGGCCAGTCTCGTTCATGCGTGTCTACGACACGATGTGCGAACAAATCAAGCAGGGTGGGAAGCGACGGGGGGCGCAGATGGGCATCCTCCGCGCCGACCATCCGGACGTCGGACGGTTCTGCGTAGCGAAGCGACGAGAAGGGGAGTTCTCGAACTTCAATTTCTCTGTCGGTATCACCGACGAATTCTACGAGGCCGTGCGCGAGAATCGACGCTATTCGCTCGTCAATCCCCGAACGGGCGACCAACACGTCGTGACCGAAGCGACTGCGCAGTTCTACAGTACGGCGTTCGAAAACGCTGGGACGCAATTCGCCGAGGAGAACGTCTGGCGCGACTACGCCGGTGAAATTCCGGGACTCGACGCCTACCGTGGCCAAACTGATTTCCGAGTCGGAGAACCGATGACCTTGCCTGCAGGTTTCGTCTGGCAGTTGCTCGTAGACAGTGCGTGGCGAAACGGCGAACCGGGCTTGTTCGCACTCGACACGACGAACCGCGACCACTCGTTCGACGTGGTCGCACAGCCGAATCATCGAATCGAGGCGACGAACCCCTGTGGCGAGCAGGGGTTAGAGAACTTCGAAGCCTGTAACTTGGGCCACGTCAATCTCTCGCTGCTAGTTACCGACGACGCGACGCCGTGGTTCGACTTTCGGGAAGACGTCCGCGAGGACCTCGCTGCGGTAGTTCAAGAGTTCCTCCAGCAAGCAATCGACTGGCAGCGACTCGCTCGCATCGTCCGGGACGGCGTCAGGTTCCTGGACGACGTGGTGACGGCCTCGGTGTTCCCGATTCCGGAAATAGAGTCGAAAGTGACCGCGCTTCGGAAGGTTGGACTCGGAATCATGGGGTTCGCCGAGCTACTGATTCAACTCGGCGTGCGCTACGGGAGTCCGGCATCGTACGAAATCGCTCGACAGGTAATGGCGCGTCTCAATCGGGAATCGAAACTGGCGAGTCACGAGTTGGCGCTCGAACGCGGCCCCTTCCCCGAGTGGTACGACTCGAAGTACGCGACGCCGACGAAGTATCCCGAGTGGTTCGCTCGGCACACTGGCCTTCGCCCCACGAACTGGACGGACGGATTCGCCCTGCGCAATCACAGCACGACGACCATCGCGCCGACGGGCACGACGAGCATGATAGCGAACACGTCCGGCGGGTGCGAGCCGCTGTTCGACGTGGTCTACTTCAAGAACGTCGGCCGAGACGTACAGGGGTCCGAGATGTTGGTCGAGTTCGAGGACTACTTTCTGCAAACGTTAGAAGCGAACGGAATGGACCCCGACGCAGTCCGCGCCGAAGCGAAGACGCTACTCCGCGCGAACGAGTTCGAGGGGCCGGAGAGTCTCTCGATTCCGCCCGCGATAGCCGAGGCGTTCGTGACGGCGGGAGACCTCTCGCCAGCAGAGCACGTACGGATGCAAGCGGCGTTCCAGCGACACGTCGATAGCGGCATCTCGAAGACTATCAACTTCCCGTTCACCGCGACGCGGGCCGACGTGAACGACGCCTATCACCTCGCC includes these proteins:
- a CDS encoding CBS domain-containing protein, whose product is MDISDIVSTEFETVGSEAPVSKLTGKFEDPTVRAVVVTDDGQYRGVVTRRQLSSGHHVPDEKAKNLVWHVATVEPHDDVREVARLMVGGSVQLLPVFKNDALYGVVTADAILETVASFLSVLTVEAVYTHDLVTADPETTLGEVLHTLREHTITHLPVVDEGEVVGIVSLFDVLRFSGREIQKGQGGSPPRFDSVGGRSHGGFGERSGELERMLNLPVRDLMSEPVLTTAPETGLDEAVEAMLTEGVSALVVTAADEPVGIVTKTDVLRVLTVTDEDHLDVQIVGINLMDDISREEVSDMIERLASKYRRLSVLEANVYLHEHKETFRGTPLVLARIRLFTDKGHFVGTGEGYGAAHALRLASNVLERQILEGKEYARTKKHPSNEEKEKLLGWWLSGDSRRR
- a CDS encoding adenosylcobalamin-dependent ribonucleoside-diphosphate reductase, which encodes MRSPTDSIRLPVKRTTGETLEERLTENVYRRVLPARYLLKDNHGRVVETPEELFERVARNVAAVEAKYGNDPIRWANRFEKAMTDLEFVPNSPTLMNAGTEVQQLAACFVVSPRDTLDSIFETLRRAATIFQSGGGVGYSFSRLRPKGDQIRSTGGTASGPVSFMRVYDTMCEQIKQGGKRRGAQMGILRADHPDVGRFCVAKRREGEFSNFNFSVGITDEFYEAVRENRRYSLVNPRTGDQHVVTEATAQFYSTAFENAGTQFAEENVWRDYAGEIPGLDAYRGQTDFRVGEPMTLPAGFVWQLLVDSAWRNGEPGLFALDTTNRDHSFDVVAQPNHRIEATNPCGEQGLENFEACNLGHVNLSLLVTDDATPWFDFREDVREDLAAVVQEFLQQAIDWQRLARIVRDGVRFLDDVVTASVFPIPEIESKVTALRKVGLGIMGFAELLIQLGVRYGSPASYEIARQVMARLNRESKLASHELALERGPFPEWYDSKYATPTKYPEWFARHTGLRPTNWTDGFALRNHSTTTIAPTGTTSMIANTSGGCEPLFDVVYFKNVGRDVQGSEMLVEFEDYFLQTLEANGMDPDAVRAEAKTLLRANEFEGPESLSIPPAIAEAFVTAGDLSPAEHVRMQAAFQRHVDSGISKTINFPFTATRADVNDAYHLAVEEGCKGVTVYRDRSRRTQVLTTHPDDVGRAGGQPAEARCCPI